Proteins encoded in a region of the Anopheles aquasalis chromosome 2, idAnoAquaMG_Q_19, whole genome shotgun sequence genome:
- the LOC126569009 gene encoding vascular endothelial growth factor receptor 3-like, producing MKILIGALIMLMQSLSPMLHIHALAVESTAIGGASAPIIEPLIDEEELAFGDTWNISCKSNEPIVWRSYDPRSVETPPNVSSIDTYTGDVEMQYGAVLIITNASAASVGRYYCVTSEKKHEDLEEMVKEGFASSIYVFVKDATQPIVPIPRWVYYIQHEEVYMPCKPSHPDEEVELCNMNGECLTTPDDPTKGFLLSKASFKVPVKGMLICKSGNVSYEMLLLSPENALTDIKQDEHELCKCGAENKNLQYSLYTIVGIVVFISL from the exons ATGAAAATATTAATAGGAGCATTGATTATGCTTATGCAGTCGCTTAGCCCAATGTTACATATTCATG CTCTAGCTGTTGAGTCTACCGCTATTGGAGGTGCTAGCGCTCCAATAATTGAACCATTGATCGATGAGGAAGAGCTTGCCTTCGGTGATACGTGGAATATCAGTTGTAAATCCAACGAACCGATCGTTTGGAGGTCTTATGATCCCCGGTCCGTGGAG ACTCCTCCGAATGTCAGTAGCATTGACACTTATACTGGCGATGTAGAAATGCAGTATGGAGCCGTCCTTATCATTACAAATGCCTCAGCAGCTTCTGTTGGTCGATACTACTGTGTAACATCTGAGAAGAAGCATGAAGATTTGGAGGAAATGGTGAAGGAGGGGTTTGCATCCAGTATCTATGTGTTCGTTAAAGATGCCACTCAACCTATTGTACCAATTCCAAGATGGGTGTATTACATTCAGCATGAAGAGGTCTACATGCCGTGTAAGCCATCGCACCCGGATGAGGAAGTGGAGTTATGCAACATG AATGGAGAGTGCTTGACGACACCAGACGATCCCACAAAAGGTTTCCTGCTTTCAAAAGCATCATTTAAAGTTCCCGTAAAAGGAATGCTGATTTGCAAAAGTGGTAATGTAAGCTATGAAATGCTTTTGCTATCACCAGAAAATGCACTGACCGACATTAAACAAGATGAGCACGAGCTGTGCAAATGTGGAGCGGAGAATAAGAACCTACAGTATTCTCTTTATACGATCGTCGGCATCGTCGTATTCATCAGTTTATGA